A single Methylomonas sp. AM2-LC DNA region contains:
- a CDS encoding DUF4258 domain-containing protein yields MKALGLLLDDIQTAINADQILWKRHTLERMLQRSISRQQVKQAILAGMIIECYPDDHPIPSLLLATGQPEALHVVLGYDANTGLCHIITAYRPNLTHFEADLTTRRIS; encoded by the coding sequence ATGAAAGCATTAGGTTTGTTACTTGATGATATTCAAACGGCGATTAATGCCGATCAAATACTTTGGAAACGCCACACTTTAGAACGAATGTTGCAACGTAGCATAAGTCGGCAACAAGTCAAACAAGCTATTTTAGCTGGTATGATAATAGAATGTTACCCAGACGATCATCCTATACCAAGTTTACTTCTAGCAACAGGACAACCTGAAGCACTGCATGTAGTTTTGGGCTATGATGCTAATACTGGCCTATGTCACATAATTACAGCCTATCGACCTAATTTAACCCATTTTGAAGCGGATTTAACTACGCGGAGGATTTCATGA
- a CDS encoding ion channel has translation MKHQFRHITNLRRASKLAPRQIINQDGRFQVSRLNWHSFWRDPYHLMLTIPWSGFLLLISVGYLTLNLLFACAYWLGGDCIANALPDSLLDKFFFSVQTLASIGYGVMYPKTLYANAMVTLESIVGLTGIAVMTGLSFARFSRPTARILFSKVAVITQHNQVETLIFRAANKRTNQILEAQMHCYLFRDEVTLEGKSMRRIYDLKLVRSQTPNFMLTWSVMHEVDELSPIYGMTHEDFKRTNTTITIILSGIDETVSQMIHARHVYSPQDILINKQFVDIIYHSDDGNRYIDYSLFHDVE, from the coding sequence ATGAAGCATCAATTTAGACACATAACCAACCTGCGCAGAGCCTCCAAACTTGCTCCAAGGCAGATAATTAATCAGGATGGACGCTTTCAAGTTTCACGTCTAAATTGGCATAGTTTCTGGCGCGATCCTTATCATCTGATGCTAACTATACCCTGGAGCGGTTTTTTACTGCTGATTAGTGTTGGCTACTTGACGCTTAATTTACTGTTTGCGTGTGCTTATTGGCTGGGTGGTGATTGCATAGCCAATGCCCTGCCCGATTCTTTATTAGATAAATTTTTCTTTAGCGTACAAACACTGGCATCTATTGGTTATGGCGTAATGTATCCAAAAACCCTTTATGCAAATGCTATGGTCACCCTCGAATCCATAGTGGGTTTGACAGGCATTGCGGTAATGACAGGTTTATCCTTCGCTCGATTCTCTAGGCCAACAGCACGCATTTTATTCAGTAAAGTGGCGGTTATTACTCAGCATAATCAAGTAGAAACGTTGATATTTAGAGCGGCAAATAAACGCACTAATCAAATTTTAGAAGCGCAGATGCATTGTTATTTGTTTCGGGATGAGGTTACGTTAGAGGGTAAATCAATGCGCAGGATTTATGATCTTAAGTTAGTGCGGAGCCAGACACCTAATTTTATGCTGACTTGGTCTGTGATGCATGAAGTGGATGAACTAAGTCCCATTTATGGTATGACGCATGAAGATTTTAAACGGACTAATACTACCATTACCATTATTTTAAGCGGTATTGACGAAACCGTTTCGCAAATGATACATGCCCGACACGTTTACTCCCCACAGGATATTCTGATCAATAAACAATTTGTGGATATTATTTATCATAGCGATGATGGCAATCGGTATATTGATTACAGTCTTTTTCATGACGTTGAATAA
- a CDS encoding type II toxin-antitoxin system MqsA family antitoxin: MTHSNTLCPVCHGGRKQPGRTTFTVELGFGVVVVRDVPAQVCDLCGTDWLEDTVAEKLEQIVEQARLKHPVVEVANWPKDIQALAS, encoded by the coding sequence ATGACCCACTCAAATACGCTTTGCCCTGTCTGTCATGGTGGACGTAAACAGCCTGGCCGAACTACTTTTACTGTCGAACTAGGTTTTGGTGTAGTCGTGGTGCGCGATGTACCAGCACAAGTTTGCGATTTGTGCGGTACCGACTGGTTGGAAGACACGGTTGCCGAAAAACTGGAACAGATTGTCGAACAAGCCCGTTTAAAGCATCCTGTTGTAGAAGTGGCTAACTGGCCTAAGGATATACAGGCTTTAGCTTCTTAG
- a CDS encoding MoxR family ATPase, whose protein sequence is MIDRQKIIADIEKLQNISEQTLPANGSWPQSVHKFDEDSLDALRTALAAGRPLLLRGEPGTGKSQLARAVAYALDRLFVYQVIDAHTESQDLLWRFDAVARLAEAQTLQGQQLDTVDRKKLLDCKKFISPGVIWWALDWKTAEDTYDKSQYQLIKPERPNAEWQPGQGSVLLIDEIDKANLELPNGLLEILGNNAVTIPWLDTPIGGGEHLPPLVIITTNEERELPAAFVRRCLVLHLDLPKEDDAFINLMIDRAQLHFKEACSEDIYRSAAKLLLRERERARDKSLTHLPGQAEYLDMLRAIVVLGKNDPQQHVAMLNTISKYTMRKYPQMLTD, encoded by the coding sequence ATGATCGATAGGCAAAAAATTATCGCAGATATCGAAAAACTGCAAAATATAAGCGAGCAAACACTGCCAGCTAATGGTTCTTGGCCGCAATCAGTGCATAAATTTGATGAAGACAGTCTTGACGCATTACGCACGGCTTTAGCCGCTGGGCGGCCGCTGTTGTTACGTGGCGAACCCGGCACAGGGAAAAGTCAATTAGCCAGGGCTGTTGCTTATGCGCTAGATCGTTTATTTGTTTATCAAGTAATTGACGCCCATACCGAAAGCCAAGACTTACTATGGCGTTTTGATGCCGTTGCCAGATTAGCCGAGGCGCAAACTCTGCAAGGCCAACAACTGGATACCGTTGACCGAAAAAAATTACTGGATTGTAAAAAATTTATTTCGCCGGGTGTCATCTGGTGGGCCTTGGATTGGAAGACGGCGGAAGATACTTATGATAAAAGTCAATATCAGCTAATAAAACCGGAACGCCCAAATGCTGAATGGCAGCCTGGGCAAGGTAGTGTGTTATTGATTGACGAAATAGACAAAGCCAATCTGGAATTACCAAATGGACTATTGGAAATCCTTGGCAATAACGCTGTCACTATTCCTTGGTTAGACACCCCTATCGGTGGTGGTGAACACCTGCCGCCATTAGTCATAATCACCACTAACGAAGAGCGCGAGTTACCGGCAGCATTTGTGCGTCGCTGTCTGGTGTTGCATCTGGATTTACCCAAAGAAGACGATGCGTTTATCAATTTGATGATAGATCGGGCGCAACTACATTTTAAAGAAGCTTGTTCTGAAGATATTTACAGAAGTGCTGCCAAATTATTATTGCGCGAACGCGAACGTGCTCGTGATAAATCTTTAACCCACCTTCCAGGACAGGCAGAGTATTTGGATATGTTAAGAGCCATTGTGGTGTTAGGTAAAAACGATCCGCAACAACATGTTGCTATGTTAAATACAATCAGCAAATACACAATGCGCAAATACCCGCAAATGCTAACTGATTAA